One Devosia lacusdianchii genomic window carries:
- a CDS encoding NADP-dependent malic enzyme, with translation MSTDVNEQRKALREAALHFHEFPKPGKLEIQATKPLGNQRDLALAYSPGVAAPCEEIAADPDTVSRYTSRQNLVAVISNGTAVLGLGNIGALASKPVMEGKAVLFKKFAGIDVFDLEIDEIEPQKFIDAVAPLWPTFGGINLEDIRAPDCFEIEETLRERMPIPVFHDDQHGTAIIVGAAVLNGLELKGKKIEDVKICASGAGAAAIACLNVLVALGAKHENIWVADKDGLVTHKRNDVNDKWRGQFRRTSDATTLAEVIEGADIFLGLSAAGALKPEMLEKMAPKPLILALANPNPEIMPEVAKATRLDAMVCTGRSDYPNQVNNVLCFPFIFRGALDVGATTINEEMKLAAVRAIAKLAHEPGLEVSPSGAPAVFGPDHIIPNPFDQRLILRIAPAVARAAMESGVAKKPITDWTAYLDTLNRFVFRSGLVMKPIIDRAQGQNKRIAFADGEDERVLRATQVLLEERIARPILIGRPSVIEARIERFGLNLRPGTDFEVINPEDDPRYRDYVSLFHSLVGRDGVTPDTARQVVRTNTTVIGGLAVKRGEADALICGLQGRYIKHVRDIRSIIGLQDGVSDVSALSMLIMPRGAFFLADTYVNPDPTPDEIVGIALQASNHLKRFNIEAKVALLSYSNFGSRDGDSAYKMRDAYNKLKATAPNLIVEGEMQGDLALNQELRDRYIPDSVLSGEANLLIFPNLDAANLSMTLLKEMNNALSVGPILMGTKSPAHILAPSTTSRGIVNMAAIAATESIGAEA, from the coding sequence GTGTCGACTGACGTCAATGAACAGCGGAAGGCTCTCCGCGAGGCAGCGCTGCATTTCCACGAGTTCCCCAAGCCCGGCAAGCTCGAAATCCAGGCGACCAAGCCCCTCGGCAACCAGCGCGACCTGGCACTGGCCTATTCGCCCGGCGTGGCTGCGCCATGCGAGGAGATCGCCGCCGACCCCGACACCGTATCGCGCTATACCTCGCGCCAGAATCTCGTGGCCGTGATTTCCAACGGCACCGCCGTGCTCGGCCTGGGCAATATCGGCGCGCTGGCTTCGAAGCCGGTGATGGAAGGCAAGGCCGTCCTGTTCAAGAAATTCGCCGGCATCGACGTGTTCGACCTCGAAATCGACGAGATCGAGCCGCAGAAATTCATCGATGCCGTGGCACCGCTCTGGCCCACCTTTGGTGGCATCAACCTTGAGGATATCCGCGCGCCAGACTGCTTCGAGATCGAGGAAACGCTGCGCGAGCGCATGCCGATCCCCGTCTTCCACGACGACCAGCATGGCACGGCCATCATCGTGGGCGCGGCCGTGCTCAACGGGCTGGAGCTCAAGGGCAAGAAGATCGAGGACGTCAAGATTTGCGCCTCGGGGGCAGGGGCCGCGGCTATCGCCTGCCTCAATGTGCTGGTGGCCCTCGGTGCCAAGCACGAGAATATCTGGGTCGCCGACAAGGATGGCCTCGTCACCCACAAGCGCAACGACGTCAATGACAAGTGGCGCGGCCAATTCCGCCGGACCAGTGATGCGACTACGCTCGCCGAGGTCATCGAGGGAGCCGACATTTTCCTCGGCCTGTCGGCGGCCGGCGCGCTGAAGCCGGAAATGCTGGAGAAGATGGCGCCCAAGCCGCTGATCCTGGCGCTGGCCAACCCCAATCCCGAGATCATGCCCGAGGTCGCCAAGGCGACCCGCCTGGACGCGATGGTCTGCACCGGCCGGTCGGACTATCCCAACCAGGTCAACAATGTCCTATGCTTCCCCTTCATCTTCCGCGGCGCTCTCGACGTGGGCGCCACCACGATCAATGAAGAGATGAAGCTGGCGGCGGTCCGCGCTATCGCCAAGCTGGCACATGAACCTGGGCTCGAAGTGTCGCCGTCCGGCGCGCCGGCCGTGTTCGGGCCCGACCACATCATCCCCAACCCGTTCGACCAGCGCCTGATCCTGCGCATCGCACCGGCTGTGGCGCGTGCCGCCATGGAATCGGGCGTCGCCAAGAAGCCGATCACCGACTGGACCGCCTATCTCGACACGCTGAACCGCTTCGTGTTCCGCTCTGGCCTGGTGATGAAGCCGATCATCGACCGAGCGCAGGGCCAGAACAAGCGCATCGCCTTTGCCGACGGCGAAGACGAGCGCGTTCTGCGCGCCACCCAGGTGCTGCTCGAGGAGCGGATCGCCCGACCTATCCTGATCGGCCGCCCTTCAGTGATCGAGGCCCGCATCGAGCGCTTCGGCCTCAACCTGCGCCCCGGCACCGACTTCGAAGTCATCAACCCCGAAGACGACCCGCGCTATCGCGACTATGTGAGCCTGTTCCACTCGCTTGTGGGCCGCGACGGCGTGACGCCTGACACAGCTCGGCAAGTGGTGCGCACCAACACGACCGTCATCGGCGGCCTGGCCGTCAAGCGCGGCGAAGCCGACGCGCTGATCTGTGGCCTCCAGGGTCGTTATATCAAGCACGTGCGCGACATCCGCTCGATCATCGGCCTGCAGGATGGCGTTTCCGACGTCTCGGCGCTGTCCATGCTGATCATGCCGCGCGGCGCATTCTTCCTTGCCGATACCTATGTGAACCCGGACCCGACGCCCGACGAGATCGTCGGCATCGCGCTGCAGGCAAGCAACCATCTCAAGCGCTTCAATATCGAGGCCAAGGTGGCGCTGCTGAGCTATTCCAACTTCGGCTCGCGCGACGGCGATAGCGCCTACAAGATGCGCGACGCCTACAACAAGCTGAAGGCCACCGCGCCGAACCTGATCGTCGAAGGCGAAATGCAGGGTGACCTGGCGCTGAACCAGGAACTGCGCGACCGCTATATCCCGGACAGCGTGCTGAGCGGCGAGGCGAACCTGCTGATCTTCCCCAATCTGGACGCGGCAAACCTCTCAATGACGCTGCTCAAGGAGATGAACAACGCTCTGTCGGTTGGCCCGATCCTGATGGGCACCAAGTCGCCGGCGCATATCCTGGCGCCGTCGACCACGAGCCGAGGCATCGTCAACATGGCGGCGATTGCTGCGACCGAATCCATCGGAGCCGAGGCATGA
- a CDS encoding FtsB family cell division protein — protein sequence MPTRLKRPAIWRPLALTVALLGFQGYLGFSAIGGQFGWESRTQILIDIDQLKGKSAALQAEIDAYRHRATLMDTRRLDPDIVTERARALLNMANADDVIIMVDPQTGEPLSGKFEELASDELMQLIQADSTL from the coding sequence ATGCCCACCCGTCTCAAACGTCCTGCTATCTGGCGTCCCCTGGCGCTAACCGTGGCGCTGCTGGGGTTTCAGGGCTATCTCGGGTTCTCGGCCATTGGCGGCCAGTTCGGTTGGGAAAGCCGCACGCAGATCCTGATCGACATCGACCAGCTCAAGGGCAAGTCGGCTGCATTGCAGGCCGAAATTGACGCTTACCGGCACCGCGCCACGCTGATGGACACGCGCCGGCTCGATCCCGACATTGTCACGGAACGTGCACGAGCCTTGCTTAATATGGCCAATGCCGACGACGTCATCATCATGGTCGACCCGCAAACGGGTGAACCACTTTCCGGTAAATTTGAAGAATTAGCCTCAGATGAGTTAATGCAACTTATTCAAGCTGATTCAACGCTCTAG
- the pdhA gene encoding pyruvate dehydrogenase (acetyl-transferring) E1 component subunit alpha, which produces MARKAVATKAKTQSNVPQFTKEQDLEAYREMLLIRRFEEKAGQMYGMGLIGGFCHLYIGQEAVVTGITMASEKGKDAQITGYRDHGHMLVMGLDPKGVMAELTGRQGGLSRGKGGSMHMFSNEHRFYGGNGIVGAQASLGTGLGFAAKYKGDGSVSIAYFGDGAANQGQVYESFNMAKLWKLPVVFIIENNKYAMGTSIERSSATTDFSQRGASFDIPGEQVDGMDVRMVYDAAQRAIEHARSGKGPFILEMLTYRYRGHSMSDPAKYRTKDEVTKYRQERDPIEQVKARLIESGAQTEESLKAIENDIRAIVTEAADFATNDPEPDAAELWTDITISA; this is translated from the coding sequence ATGGCGCGTAAGGCTGTGGCCACCAAGGCCAAGACGCAATCCAACGTCCCTCAGTTCACCAAGGAACAGGATCTCGAAGCCTATCGCGAGATGCTGCTGATCCGTCGCTTCGAGGAAAAGGCCGGCCAGATGTATGGCATGGGCCTGATCGGCGGCTTCTGCCACCTCTATATTGGCCAGGAAGCGGTCGTTACCGGCATCACCATGGCCAGCGAGAAGGGCAAGGATGCCCAGATCACTGGCTATCGCGACCACGGCCACATGCTGGTCATGGGACTCGACCCCAAGGGCGTTATGGCCGAGCTGACTGGTCGCCAGGGTGGTCTCAGCCGCGGCAAGGGCGGCTCGATGCATATGTTCTCCAACGAGCATCGCTTCTATGGCGGCAACGGCATCGTCGGCGCACAGGCGTCGCTTGGGACGGGCCTGGGCTTTGCGGCCAAGTACAAGGGCGACGGCTCGGTTTCGATTGCCTATTTCGGCGACGGTGCGGCCAACCAGGGCCAGGTCTATGAGAGCTTCAACATGGCCAAGCTGTGGAAGCTGCCGGTCGTGTTCATTATCGAAAACAACAAATACGCCATGGGCACCTCAATCGAGCGCTCTTCGGCAACCACCGATTTCTCCCAGCGTGGCGCATCGTTCGACATTCCGGGCGAGCAGGTCGACGGCATGGACGTTCGCATGGTCTATGACGCCGCCCAGCGCGCGATCGAGCATGCCCGCTCGGGCAAGGGCCCGTTCATCTTGGAAATGCTGACCTATCGCTACCGCGGTCATTCCATGTCCGATCCAGCGAAGTATCGCACCAAGGACGAAGTGACCAAGTATCGCCAGGAGCGCGATCCGATCGAGCAGGTGAAGGCCCGCCTGATCGAGTCGGGTGCCCAGACCGAGGAATCGCTCAAGGCCATCGAGAACGACATTCGCGCCATCGTCACGGAAGCAGCCGATTTTGCCACCAACGATCCGGAGCCGGATGCCGCCGAGCTCTGGACCGACATCACCATCAGCGCCTGA
- a CDS encoding Dabb family protein → MIRHTVVFTLKHPAGSAEEGAFLRDAKILATIPGVKKFEQLRQVSAKNDYAFGFSMEFADQSAYSGYDQHPDHVAFVRDRWVPEVAKFLEIDYVPV, encoded by the coding sequence ATGATCCGCCACACGGTCGTTTTCACGCTGAAGCATCCGGCAGGATCTGCGGAGGAGGGCGCTTTCCTTCGCGATGCAAAGATATTGGCGACGATCCCGGGCGTCAAAAAATTCGAACAATTGCGTCAGGTGAGTGCAAAGAACGACTACGCCTTCGGCTTCTCCATGGAGTTCGCGGACCAGTCGGCCTATTCCGGCTACGACCAGCACCCCGACCACGTGGCTTTCGTGCGGGATCGCTGGGTTCCGGAAGTCGCGAAGTTCCTGGAGATCGACTACGTGCCGGTTTGA
- a CDS encoding EAL domain-containing protein translates to MKSRYSHILMLMGAILAFLPIMAVDYLLDAYVRMREKDVTQQYVAAIASQIETGTNDAISSLRRILADSPSLCTPTFIANVQQAIESSINMKQVLVENADGVQYCDAFGRAVSYSPLSESLPVPGHTETISIVSLGGMAMPALKITQSFGDTRRVSAFVPLLGQSQAALTEGLQGAAMLRVLLTNGTSVLTIGDPTGFDRRSSATEFIYSQGFAGELPLKVEYALPFAMARAGYTDLDVGFTVIACLMSAAFLVLSLHYVRRSRVPAFDLERAIARGEIKPYYQPVINLRTGELAGCEVLCRWEKKNGKVIPPGAFIDYAEVTGLAIPMTLSLMQQVKYDLGEICRQMPGIKVSINLFEGHFRDGSIVEDVQAIFGNSLVEFHQLVFEITERHPLANSAIANSVIAGLHALGSRLALDDAGTGHSNLAYLGTLGVDVIKIDRVFVDMIKPGTTQVAVLDGLIAMAKDLDCEIVAEGVETEAQALYLRARGVIFAQGFIFAPALKIGAFKELALALHATQTPRSRIEGIVASAA, encoded by the coding sequence GTGAAATCGCGCTACTCCCATATCCTGATGCTCATGGGCGCTATCCTGGCGTTCCTGCCCATCATGGCGGTGGATTACCTGCTCGACGCCTACGTCCGCATGCGCGAAAAGGATGTTACGCAACAATATGTTGCTGCCATTGCCTCCCAAATAGAAACCGGTACGAACGACGCCATTTCATCGCTGCGCCGCATTCTGGCCGATAGCCCGTCGCTCTGCACGCCGACCTTCATCGCCAATGTGCAGCAGGCGATCGAGTCCAGTATCAATATGAAGCAGGTGTTGGTCGAGAACGCCGATGGCGTTCAATATTGCGACGCCTTCGGCCGCGCCGTCAGCTATTCGCCGCTGTCCGAAAGCCTGCCTGTGCCGGGCCATACCGAGACCATCAGCATCGTGTCACTTGGCGGCATGGCGATGCCCGCGCTCAAGATCACCCAATCCTTCGGGGATACGCGCCGCGTATCGGCATTCGTGCCGTTGTTAGGACAAAGCCAGGCCGCGCTGACCGAGGGTCTGCAGGGCGCCGCCATGCTGCGCGTATTGCTGACCAATGGGACGTCGGTGCTGACCATCGGCGATCCGACCGGTTTCGACCGGCGTTCATCGGCTACCGAGTTCATTTATTCGCAGGGCTTCGCCGGCGAACTTCCGCTCAAGGTAGAATATGCGCTGCCTTTTGCCATGGCGCGGGCAGGCTATACCGATCTCGATGTAGGCTTCACGGTCATTGCCTGCCTGATGAGCGCGGCCTTCCTGGTCCTGTCGCTGCATTATGTACGCCGCTCACGCGTGCCCGCCTTCGATCTCGAGCGCGCTATCGCGCGGGGCGAAATCAAGCCCTACTACCAGCCGGTCATCAACCTGCGCACCGGAGAACTCGCCGGCTGCGAAGTGCTATGCCGTTGGGAGAAGAAGAACGGCAAGGTCATACCGCCAGGAGCGTTCATCGACTATGCCGAGGTCACCGGCCTTGCCATCCCCATGACACTCTCGCTGATGCAGCAGGTCAAGTACGACCTGGGCGAAATCTGCCGGCAGATGCCGGGCATCAAGGTCTCGATCAATCTCTTCGAGGGCCATTTCCGCGACGGTAGCATCGTCGAGGACGTGCAGGCGATCTTTGGCAATTCTCTGGTCGAGTTCCATCAACTCGTCTTCGAGATCACCGAACGCCATCCGCTGGCCAATTCGGCGATCGCCAATAGTGTCATTGCGGGCCTGCATGCCCTTGGCTCCCGCCTCGCACTCGATGACGCGGGCACCGGGCACTCCAATCTGGCCTATCTTGGTACGCTGGGTGTGGACGTGATCAAGATCGACCGCGTGTTCGTGGACATGATCAAGCCAGGCACCACGCAGGTTGCGGTACTGGACGGGCTCATCGCCATGGCCAAGGATCTCGATTGCGAAATTGTCGCCGAAGGTGTGGAGACCGAGGCGCAGGCCCTCTACCTGCGGGCTCGCGGCGTGATCTTCGCCCAGGGCTTCATCTTTGCTCCCGCACTCAAGATCGGCGCGTTCAAGGAGCTTGCTTTGGCCCTGCACGCCACGCAAACGCCGCGCAGCCGCATCGAGGGCATCGTCGCCAGCGCCGCCTGA
- the aspS gene encoding aspartate--tRNA ligase produces the protein MTSHRYRSHTCGALTAKDAGQTVRLSGWVHRIRDHGGLLFMDLRDHYGLTQAVIDPDSPAFAAAEKVRSEWVIRIDGEVKPRDAAAVNPNLPTGTIEVFIREIEVLSAAKELPLPVFGDQEYPEDVRLKYRFLDLRREKLHANIVRRTKVISAMRNSMADAGFAEYSTPILTASSPEGARDFLVPSRIHPGKFFALPQAPQQYKQLLMVAGFDRYFQIAPCFRDEDPRADRLPGEFYQLDLEMSFVTQEDVWNTMTPVITGIFEQFADGKRVNKEWPRIPYDTAIRKYGSDKPDLRNPIEMQAVTEHFAGSGFKVFASQIEADSKVEVWAIPAKNKAGAEPIGRAFCDRMNAWAQGEGQPGLGYIFFKDGQGSGPIAKNIGEERTAALKVQLGLDDGDAVFFVCGRPEKFYKFAGEARTKAGTDLGLVDTEQFALCWIVDFPFYEWDEEEKRVDFAHNPFSMPQGGIEALNGQDPLTIKAYQYDAVCNGYEIASGSIRNQLPETMVRAFELTGKSRDEVEEQFGGLYRAFQYGAPPHGGAAFGVDRIVMLLCGVQNLREITAFPMNQQAEDLLMGAPSPAAPKQLRELSIRLNVQDK, from the coding sequence ATGACTTCACATCGCTACCGCTCGCACACTTGCGGGGCTCTCACCGCCAAGGATGCCGGTCAAACTGTTCGTCTCAGTGGCTGGGTTCACCGCATTCGCGACCATGGCGGGCTGCTGTTCATGGATTTGCGCGACCATTACGGGCTGACCCAGGCCGTTATCGATCCTGATTCTCCCGCCTTTGCGGCCGCTGAAAAGGTGCGCTCGGAGTGGGTCATCCGCATCGATGGCGAAGTGAAGCCGCGCGACGCTGCAGCCGTGAACCCGAACCTGCCCACCGGCACGATCGAAGTTTTCATTCGCGAGATCGAAGTGCTCTCGGCCGCCAAGGAACTGCCGCTGCCCGTGTTCGGCGATCAGGAGTATCCTGAGGATGTGCGGCTGAAGTACCGCTTTCTCGACCTGCGCCGCGAAAAGCTGCATGCCAACATCGTCCGCCGCACCAAGGTGATCTCGGCAATGCGCAACAGCATGGCCGATGCCGGCTTCGCGGAGTATTCGACCCCGATCCTGACGGCCTCGTCGCCGGAAGGCGCACGCGACTTCCTCGTGCCGTCACGCATTCATCCCGGCAAGTTCTTCGCGCTGCCGCAGGCTCCACAGCAGTATAAGCAATTGTTGATGGTGGCGGGCTTTGACCGCTATTTCCAGATCGCGCCGTGCTTCCGCGACGAAGACCCGCGCGCCGATCGCCTGCCGGGCGAATTCTACCAGCTCGACTTGGAGATGAGCTTCGTTACGCAGGAAGACGTCTGGAACACCATGACGCCCGTCATCACCGGCATCTTCGAGCAGTTTGCCGACGGCAAGCGCGTCAACAAGGAATGGCCGCGCATTCCCTACGACACTGCCATCCGCAAATACGGTTCGGATAAGCCCGACCTGCGCAACCCGATCGAGATGCAGGCCGTGACGGAGCACTTTGCCGGTTCGGGTTTCAAGGTCTTTGCCAGCCAGATCGAAGCTGATTCCAAGGTCGAAGTCTGGGCCATTCCGGCCAAGAACAAGGCCGGGGCAGAGCCCATTGGTCGCGCCTTCTGCGATCGCATGAACGCCTGGGCGCAAGGCGAGGGCCAGCCGGGCCTCGGCTACATCTTCTTCAAGGACGGGCAGGGCTCCGGCCCCATCGCCAAGAATATCGGCGAGGAGCGCACGGCCGCCCTCAAGGTGCAGCTTGGCCTGGATGACGGCGACGCCGTGTTCTTCGTCTGCGGCCGCCCGGAGAAGTTCTACAAGTTCGCCGGCGAGGCCCGCACCAAGGCTGGCACCGATCTTGGCCTCGTCGACACCGAGCAGTTCGCACTGTGCTGGATCGTCGACTTCCCGTTCTACGAGTGGGACGAGGAAGAAAAGCGCGTGGACTTCGCCCACAACCCGTTCTCCATGCCCCAGGGCGGCATCGAGGCGCTCAACGGCCAGGACCCGCTGACCATCAAGGCGTATCAGTATGACGCCGTCTGCAACGGCTACGAAATCGCCTCCGGGTCGATCCGTAACCAGTTGCCCGAGACTATGGTCCGCGCCTTCGAGCTGACCGGCAAGAGCCGCGACGAGGTCGAAGAACAGTTCGGCGGCCTATACCGCGCCTTCCAGTACGGCGCACCACCGCATGGCGGCGCAGCGTTCGGCGTGGATCGCATCGTCATGCTGCTCTGCGGCGTGCAGAACCTGCGCGAGATCACTGCCTTCCCGATGAACCAGCAGGCCGAAGACCTGTTGATGGGCGCTCCGAGCCCCGCTGCGCCCAAGCAATTGCGTGAGCTGAGCATCCGTCTGAACGTCCAGGACAAGTAA